A genomic stretch from Deinococcus cellulosilyticus NBRC 106333 = KACC 11606 includes:
- a CDS encoding CGNR zinc finger domain-containing protein — protein MVSPTPTSLLQPDAAAELVLSFVNTRPNKLQPEQFDHLQALQQWLVQHQLIGSSDQITETDLEEAKHLRSALVVLLLSHLNDAEMEASELQQATESLQRLTRNHPLVTLISSGDVQLVPHNQGGRAALGRILAAITELVLSGRWNRMKACRNDTCQTAFYDRTRNGAGTFCSQNPCGAMMAMRAYRKRKQEMQQDPGS, from the coding sequence CAGCAGAACTTGTGCTGTCCTTTGTCAACACCAGACCCAATAAACTGCAGCCAGAACAGTTTGATCACCTTCAAGCCCTGCAACAGTGGCTGGTCCAGCACCAGTTGATTGGTTCCAGTGACCAGATCACCGAAACAGACCTGGAAGAAGCAAAACACCTGAGGTCGGCTCTTGTGGTTCTGCTGCTGTCCCACCTCAACGATGCTGAAATGGAGGCATCTGAACTGCAGCAGGCCACAGAAAGCCTGCAACGCCTCACCAGAAACCATCCCCTGGTGACCCTGATTTCTTCCGGAGATGTGCAGCTTGTGCCTCACAATCAGGGAGGGCGTGCAGCTCTGGGCAGGATTCTGGCGGCCATCACCGAACTGGTGCTCTCAGGACGCTGGAACCGCATGAAAGCCTGCAGAAACGACACCTGCCAGACGGCCTTCTATGACCGGACCCGCAATGGTGCAGGAACCTTCTGCAGCCAGAACCCCTGCGGAGCCATGATGGCCATGCGTGCCTACCGCAAACGCAAACAGGAAATGCAGCAGGACCCTGGTTCCTGA
- a CDS encoding LuxR C-terminal-related transcriptional regulator has product MLILNTKLHRPDPGHLQVERSRLLDKLQAGLDTGCRLTVVSASAGSGKTTLVSRWVEGCGRPVAWLSLEPADSVPNRFLTYLIAAVQTQVPDFGMSLLSVLQAPQQPVLESLLTVLVNELAALSTPLVLVLDDFHVLDDPQMDRVMDFLVKHLPANIHLVLMGREDPGFSLGRLRAQGKVSELRLADLRFTPEETGQYFRECMDLPLSAAEVTVLEERTEGWIAGLQLAALSLRGQPDLEQRVAQFSGSHRFVLDYLMEEVLQGQPEEVQQFLLQTSILERMCAPLCAAVLDMDPSSAQGMLEHLEQANLFLVPLDHERRWFRYHHLFGELLRQRLQHTRDPETAALHLRASGWFEEQNLGLEAFQHACAAQDLDRAERLVLGRTIPLHFRTAVDQVLDWMASLPASVLHQRPLLCAMHASFLLVRGQTRGVAESLEVAEKAMLQADQTPESRNMLGQLAAMRATLNLTRYRLDEVMVHADRASELLPPENLPFRSAALWARACALLEKGALNDAARTFQQALDLSESVKDVFSVILSVNGLGRVQELRHQLNVAKETYLRALHLAGEPPLPNAAETHLGLARIAFERNHLEEAWKHAHQSLVLAHQYDRQIDRFLLSEMVLIQLHLAQRDLEGAQARLLQCEQKAAEGFPHRLAELQALRVRLLLLQGKLEDAKSLADRLDHAPSQAQVALAQRKPAEALDHLAPLPGQAEVDGWTTERLRLTCLEGLALHQLGQQKAAEQALVSVLAQTAPEGSIQMFLEAGPVMLSLLRQMQGRMPAHLQPHVQQILAAAVKSSLQPAPVQQGEALFEPLSKREQQILELVAQGLSNQEIGERLFLALDTVKGHNRNIFGKLQVKSRTEALVRARALGLL; this is encoded by the coding sequence ATGCTGATTCTGAACACCAAACTTCACCGCCCTGATCCCGGGCATCTGCAGGTGGAGCGCTCCCGTTTGCTGGACAAACTGCAGGCTGGGCTGGACACTGGATGCAGGCTCACAGTGGTTTCTGCTTCTGCAGGTTCAGGAAAAACCACCCTGGTGAGCCGATGGGTCGAAGGGTGTGGCCGTCCTGTGGCGTGGCTTTCCCTGGAACCTGCCGACAGCGTGCCGAATCGCTTTTTGACTTACCTGATCGCTGCGGTTCAGACGCAAGTTCCAGATTTTGGGATGTCTTTGCTTTCCGTGTTGCAGGCCCCCCAGCAGCCTGTGCTGGAGTCGCTGCTCACGGTGCTGGTCAATGAACTTGCTGCCCTCTCCACACCTCTGGTCCTGGTACTGGATGATTTTCATGTGCTGGATGATCCACAGATGGATCGGGTCATGGATTTCCTGGTGAAGCACCTGCCTGCAAACATCCATCTGGTCCTGATGGGTCGAGAAGATCCGGGCTTTTCACTGGGTCGCCTCAGGGCTCAGGGGAAGGTGAGTGAACTGAGGCTCGCGGACCTCCGGTTCACGCCGGAAGAAACCGGTCAATACTTCAGGGAGTGCATGGATTTGCCCCTCTCTGCAGCAGAGGTGACTGTCCTTGAAGAGCGAACCGAGGGCTGGATTGCCGGTCTGCAACTCGCGGCCCTGTCTTTGCGGGGTCAGCCTGACCTGGAACAGCGGGTGGCCCAGTTTTCTGGAAGCCACCGTTTTGTGCTGGACTATCTGATGGAGGAGGTGTTGCAGGGGCAGCCTGAAGAGGTGCAGCAGTTTCTGCTGCAGACCTCCATTCTGGAGCGCATGTGCGCGCCACTCTGCGCAGCGGTCCTGGACATGGACCCTTCAAGTGCCCAGGGCATGCTGGAGCATCTGGAGCAGGCGAACCTGTTTCTGGTCCCCCTGGACCATGAGCGCCGCTGGTTCCGTTACCACCACCTGTTTGGTGAACTGTTGCGCCAGCGTTTGCAGCACACCAGAGACCCGGAAACCGCAGCCCTGCATCTGCGGGCCAGTGGATGGTTTGAGGAACAGAACCTCGGTCTGGAGGCATTTCAGCATGCGTGTGCTGCCCAGGATCTGGACCGTGCAGAAAGGCTGGTGCTGGGCCGGACCATCCCGCTGCATTTTCGGACGGCGGTAGATCAGGTGCTGGACTGGATGGCTTCTCTGCCTGCCTCCGTGCTGCACCAGAGACCCCTGCTCTGTGCCATGCACGCCTCTTTTCTGCTGGTGAGGGGGCAGACCCGTGGGGTGGCTGAAAGTCTGGAAGTGGCAGAAAAGGCCATGCTGCAGGCAGATCAAACCCCTGAATCCCGGAACATGCTGGGGCAACTGGCTGCCATGCGGGCCACCCTCAACCTGACCCGTTACCGTCTGGATGAGGTCATGGTGCATGCTGACCGTGCATCTGAACTGCTCCCTCCAGAAAACCTTCCGTTTCGTTCTGCTGCCCTGTGGGCACGCGCCTGTGCCCTGCTGGAAAAAGGCGCACTGAACGACGCTGCCAGAACGTTTCAGCAGGCCCTGGACCTCAGTGAATCGGTCAAGGATGTGTTTTCGGTGATCCTCTCGGTGAATGGCCTGGGCAGGGTGCAGGAACTCAGGCACCAGTTGAATGTTGCGAAAGAGACCTACCTGCGGGCGCTGCATTTGGCAGGGGAGCCTCCCCTCCCGAATGCAGCAGAGACCCATCTGGGGCTGGCCCGGATTGCCTTTGAAAGAAACCATCTGGAGGAGGCCTGGAAGCACGCCCATCAGAGCCTTGTGCTGGCCCACCAGTACGACAGGCAGATTGACCGATTTCTGCTCAGTGAAATGGTGCTGATCCAGTTGCACCTTGCCCAGAGGGATCTTGAGGGTGCCCAGGCGAGACTTTTGCAGTGTGAGCAGAAGGCCGCAGAGGGTTTTCCGCACCGATTGGCCGAACTGCAGGCCCTTCGTGTGAGGCTCCTGCTGTTACAGGGAAAGCTGGAGGATGCAAAAAGCCTTGCCGATCGGCTCGACCATGCACCCAGTCAGGCACAGGTGGCTCTGGCCCAGCGAAAACCTGCTGAGGCACTGGATCATCTTGCTCCTTTGCCTGGACAGGCAGAGGTTGATGGCTGGACCACAGAGCGCCTGAGGCTCACCTGCCTTGAGGGACTGGCTTTGCATCAGCTGGGACAGCAGAAAGCTGCTGAACAGGCACTGGTCTCTGTGCTCGCTCAGACCGCTCCTGAAGGCAGCATCCAGATGTTTCTGGAAGCTGGACCTGTCATGCTATCACTGCTGCGCCAGATGCAGGGACGCATGCCTGCCCACCTGCAACCCCATGTGCAGCAGATTCTTGCTGCTGCTGTAAAATCTTCATTGCAACCTGCCCCCGTCCAGCAAGGAGAGGCCCTGTTCGAGCCCCTCAGCAAACGCGAACAGCAGATTCTGGAACTGGTGGCCCAGGGCCTGTCCAATCAGGAAATTGGAGAACGCCTGTTTCTGGCCCTGGACACGGTGAAAGGTCACAACCGCAACATCTTTGGCAAATTGCAGGTGAAAAGCCGCACCGAGGCCCTTGTGCGTGCCAGGGCACTGGGACTGCTCTGA
- a CDS encoding response regulator transcription factor, producing MRTILVVEDNAGVRDLLKEYLTEQGYRVICSNNGREGLYTARHHPPDLILLDIMMPEMDGLEFLKAFRKTSDTPIIFLTAKVMELDKVLGLELGADDYITKPFSMAELLARIRAVMRRTEGTPSRQVFEFPGLSLDREARVVKVSGKTVDLTRSEFDLLSVFLESPSRVFKRTELLDRLQEEDALASERTIDVHVRNLRSKIEEDPSQPRHIVTVFGVGYRFNPEEG from the coding sequence ATGAGGACGATTCTGGTGGTTGAAGACAATGCCGGGGTGCGGGATCTTCTGAAGGAGTACCTGACGGAACAGGGCTACCGGGTGATCTGCAGCAACAATGGGCGGGAGGGGCTGTACACGGCCCGCCACCATCCGCCGGACCTGATTTTGCTGGACATCATGATGCCGGAGATGGATGGTCTGGAGTTTTTGAAGGCGTTCCGCAAAACTTCGGACACCCCGATCATCTTCCTGACGGCGAAGGTGATGGAGCTCGACAAGGTGCTGGGTCTGGAACTCGGTGCAGACGATTACATCACCAAGCCGTTTTCGATGGCGGAGCTTCTGGCCCGCATCCGTGCGGTGATGCGCCGCACCGAGGGAACCCCCAGCAGACAGGTGTTTGAGTTTCCCGGTCTTTCACTGGACCGGGAGGCCCGAGTGGTGAAGGTTTCTGGCAAAACGGTGGACCTGACCCGTTCGGAGTTTGACCTGCTCAGCGTGTTTCTGGAGTCGCCTTCAAGGGTCTTCAAGCGCACAGAATTGCTGGACCGGCTGCAGGAGGAGGACGCCCTGGCCTCTGAGCGGACCATTGATGTGCATGTGCGCAACCTGCGCAGCAAGATTGAGGAGGACCCCAGTCAACCGAGACACATCGTGACGGTGTTTGGGGTGGGGTACCGTTTCAATCCCGAGGAGGGATGA
- a CDS encoding sensor histidine kinase, which produces MRISLVWKVMGAFVLVSVLGVLSVGFFARYVTGQQFGKFQDQQLLSNYASFVQEYYRQNQSLEGLPRIPRNGPGQGPVFVVADPSGRVMAGNEKYKPGVVLPPDALKHSTELLVDGRVIGELVLLPRDSVLRDNGPGPRGFGPGERDVLSQISTAILYAMLATVVGSVVLGALLSRVLLGPVRKLSEAIQLMRAGQTPPALHSPPQDELGDVLVAFSDMSHEVHHANHLRRQMTADIAHDLQTPLTVLRGYLEAMQEGTLKPTPERLKTLHQEAQHLSELVADLRTLSLADAGELQLQKVPLDPAELLQEAQNTFHHLAETAGVKLVSEVGPDVTPTPMDPTRMLQVMKNLIGNALKHTPAGGQILLRAQSTDTTTILTVEDTGSGISGEALPLIFERFYRADESRSGHNSGLGLAICKSIVQAHGGTIGVESTPGEGTCFTMTLPR; this is translated from the coding sequence ATGCGCATTTCTCTGGTCTGGAAGGTGATGGGGGCCTTTGTGCTGGTCAGTGTCCTGGGCGTGCTGAGCGTGGGTTTTTTTGCCCGGTACGTCACAGGGCAGCAGTTTGGGAAGTTTCAGGACCAGCAGCTTCTGAGCAATTATGCCAGCTTCGTGCAGGAGTATTACCGCCAGAACCAGTCTTTAGAAGGCCTTCCCAGAATTCCCAGGAACGGTCCCGGTCAGGGTCCGGTTTTTGTCGTTGCTGATCCTTCTGGACGGGTGATGGCCGGAAACGAGAAGTACAAACCCGGGGTGGTGCTGCCACCAGATGCACTGAAGCACAGCACAGAACTGCTGGTGGATGGTCGGGTGATTGGTGAACTGGTGCTGCTGCCCAGAGACAGTGTTCTGCGGGACAATGGACCGGGACCCAGGGGGTTTGGACCAGGAGAGCGGGATGTGCTGTCCCAGATTTCCACGGCCATTCTGTATGCCATGCTGGCAACAGTGGTCGGTTCGGTGGTTCTGGGTGCATTGCTTTCACGGGTGCTGCTCGGGCCTGTCAGGAAACTTTCGGAGGCCATTCAACTCATGCGTGCAGGTCAGACCCCTCCTGCCCTGCACTCCCCTCCACAGGATGAACTGGGGGATGTGCTGGTGGCCTTTTCGGACATGAGCCATGAGGTGCACCATGCCAACCACCTGCGCAGGCAGATGACTGCGGACATCGCCCATGACCTGCAGACCCCCCTGACCGTGCTGAGGGGTTACCTGGAGGCCATGCAGGAAGGCACCCTGAAACCCACCCCGGAGCGCCTGAAAACGCTGCATCAGGAGGCTCAGCACCTGTCTGAACTCGTCGCAGACCTGCGCACCCTGTCTCTGGCAGATGCGGGTGAACTGCAACTGCAAAAAGTGCCTCTGGACCCGGCAGAATTGTTGCAGGAGGCCCAGAACACCTTCCATCATCTGGCTGAGACCGCTGGTGTCAAACTGGTCAGTGAAGTGGGCCCGGACGTGACTCCCACCCCGATGGACCCGACCCGCATGCTGCAGGTCATGAAAAACCTCATTGGAAACGCACTCAAGCACACGCCCGCAGGAGGGCAGATCCTGCTCAGGGCACAGAGCACGGACACCACCACCATCCTGACGGTGGAGGACACCGGAAGTGGCATTTCCGGTGAAGCCCTCCCACTGATTTTCGAGCGTTTTTACCGTGCGGATGAATCCAGAAGCGGTCACAACAGCGGTCTGGGTCTGGCGATCTGCAAATCCATTGTGCAGGCGCATGGGGGCACCATTGGGGTGGAAAGCACCCCTGGGGAGGGCACCTGTTTCACCATGACTTTGCCCCGGTAA
- a CDS encoding GGDEF domain-containing protein gives MLIYQGERLRALLKTEQEVRVHLGPDHQVSFEHAQQNILTVEACMVPIPSTDLWGLKLLQFTSSYQALHDAAYTDLLTGLGNRRAFEEALKHFAQQEAPLALVILDLDGLKAFNDLHGHAQGDAFLKLVAVALQSQLRTGDRAYRIGGDEFALILQGLEAAEVHVVFEAMQEIRTQLRSSPFRGGDISAGVAFHPRESAGDARILTRLADERMYEQKRSRGKSDHGHLVGTINRHAVIRGMGATLDVLLAKQVPGPEYWQLMLDYAIQMVPSAQAGSLDLWDGQAFIKVAQLGFEDDILGLELSPQAQLIWYGSSREQWMNGVPRILREVPTISSTSFFSAEVSGDPDRIEVFEESGRLGEIQCTLNAPITHQGKVYGHLNLDNFVSNQAFNKDSLQVTVELIRLCATVCYNLNLPAYLP, from the coding sequence ATGCTCATCTACCAGGGTGAACGCCTGCGCGCTTTGCTGAAGACAGAGCAAGAGGTCCGGGTTCACCTCGGACCAGACCATCAGGTGTCTTTCGAGCACGCCCAACAGAACATCCTCACCGTTGAAGCCTGCATGGTTCCCATTCCCAGCACTGACCTGTGGGGTCTGAAACTGTTGCAGTTCACCTCCTCCTATCAGGCACTGCATGATGCTGCATACACCGACCTGCTGACCGGGCTGGGCAACCGGCGGGCCTTTGAAGAGGCCCTCAAACACTTTGCCCAGCAGGAAGCTCCTCTGGCTCTGGTGATTCTCGATCTGGATGGACTGAAGGCCTTCAATGACCTGCACGGCCATGCACAGGGAGACGCCTTTCTGAAACTGGTGGCAGTTGCCCTGCAATCCCAGTTGCGAACCGGAGACCGCGCCTACCGTATCGGTGGGGACGAATTTGCCCTGATCCTGCAGGGTCTGGAAGCAGCAGAGGTGCACGTGGTGTTTGAGGCCATGCAGGAGATCCGCACCCAACTGAGAAGCAGCCCGTTTCGAGGAGGGGACATCAGTGCAGGGGTGGCTTTCCATCCCAGGGAATCCGCAGGAGATGCCCGCATCCTCACCCGTCTCGCCGACGAACGCATGTATGAGCAGAAACGTTCCCGGGGCAAGTCAGACCACGGGCATCTGGTGGGCACCATCAACCGCCATGCAGTGATCCGGGGCATGGGGGCCACCCTGGATGTGCTGCTGGCAAAACAGGTTCCTGGGCCTGAATACTGGCAACTGATGCTGGACTATGCCATTCAGATGGTTCCAAGCGCCCAGGCCGGAAGCCTGGACTTGTGGGATGGACAGGCTTTCATCAAGGTGGCGCAACTGGGCTTTGAAGATGACATTCTGGGGCTGGAGCTGAGCCCGCAGGCACAACTGATCTGGTATGGCAGCAGCAGAGAACAATGGATGAATGGGGTTCCCCGCATTCTCCGGGAGGTTCCCACCATTTCTTCCACGTCTTTTTTCAGTGCAGAGGTCTCAGGTGATCCTGACCGCATTGAGGTCTTTGAAGAATCCGGGCGGCTTGGTGAAATCCAGTGCACCCTGAATGCACCCATCACCCACCAGGGGAAGGTGTATGGACACCTGAACCTCGACAATTTCGTCAGCAATCAGGCCTTCAACAAGGACAGTTTGCAGGTGACAGTTGAGCTCATTCGCCTGTGCGCCACAGTGTGTTACAACCTCAACCTACCGGCTTATCTCCCCTGA
- a CDS encoding hybrid sensor histidine kinase/response regulator yields the protein MDGLRILIVEDSPTDVEILQRHLKRLADLNPTVIHASYGHDGLRSVRVAEVDLVFLDIQLPDMTGLEFLDQLQDMVKKPAVIVLTGSADETTAVSAMKAGALDFLNKNKLNASMLERTIKNALERHQLQTALLSTQAQLSTMIQEAPVGMALLDPELHFLHVNSTLAELAGRRAEEMQGKHCRDIQSPLIQQLEWMCQRVLFSGKSYRDLEINSMQGTDSKHWLCSVYPVKTQAGHVQWVGITVTDITRSKQTSILLQQSQSRLNMTLEATRVGTWEWDSRTRKISWFGQTDRILGFRGNSGDTSMDHFLSQVHGEDLPRVKEQLKAAIREGEPFELEMRVLRQEGTVRWIMSRGRVEHGANHTVISGALIDITDLKEAELALREISQAQQRFVNDAAHELRAPLTAIQGNLDLIHRYSNMPDEDKEEALADVAREATRLSRLVQDMLALAKGDSGALIRRDPLDLEEVIADAVQAVSFQLQNHQVTIQLEGITVMGDYDRLKQVMVILLENAAKYTPTGGTVAVGARIHNEHACIWVQDSGMGIREEDLPRVFERFYRGQFSREADPGGTGLGLPIAKWIVEAHEGTIHLTSLPGQGTTVSIELPLLDPEEDPVPSGEISR from the coding sequence ATGGACGGCCTGAGAATCCTGATTGTCGAGGACAGTCCCACCGATGTGGAAATCCTGCAGCGCCACCTCAAACGTCTTGCAGACCTGAATCCCACGGTGATCCATGCGTCTTATGGACACGATGGTCTGCGGAGCGTGCGGGTCGCTGAGGTGGACCTGGTCTTTCTGGACATCCAGCTTCCGGACATGACGGGTCTGGAATTCCTGGACCAGCTCCAGGACATGGTGAAAAAGCCTGCTGTGATTGTCCTGACGGGCAGCGCCGATGAGACCACAGCAGTCTCAGCCATGAAGGCAGGAGCACTGGACTTCCTGAACAAGAATAAATTGAACGCCAGCATGCTGGAACGCACCATCAAAAATGCCCTGGAAAGGCACCAGCTGCAGACCGCCCTGCTCAGCACCCAGGCTCAACTGAGCACCATGATTCAGGAGGCTCCCGTGGGCATGGCCCTGCTGGACCCAGAGCTGCATTTCCTGCATGTGAACAGCACCCTGGCAGAGCTTGCAGGCCGCAGGGCTGAAGAGATGCAGGGAAAACACTGCCGGGACATCCAGAGCCCACTCATCCAGCAACTGGAGTGGATGTGCCAGCGGGTGCTCTTCTCCGGAAAAAGCTACCGGGACCTGGAAATCAACTCCATGCAGGGGACCGACTCGAAGCACTGGCTGTGCAGCGTCTACCCGGTGAAAACCCAGGCCGGGCATGTCCAGTGGGTGGGGATCACCGTCACCGACATCACCCGCAGCAAACAGACCTCCATTTTGCTGCAACAAAGCCAGTCCCGATTGAACATGACCCTCGAAGCGACCCGCGTTGGAACCTGGGAGTGGGACAGCCGAACCCGCAAGATCAGCTGGTTTGGACAGACCGACAGGATTCTGGGGTTCCGGGGGAACTCTGGAGACACCAGCATGGATCACTTCCTCAGCCAGGTGCATGGGGAAGACCTGCCCCGGGTGAAAGAACAGCTGAAAGCAGCCATCCGGGAGGGGGAGCCTTTTGAACTTGAGATGCGTGTGCTGCGTCAGGAGGGGACGGTTCGCTGGATCATGAGCCGGGGACGGGTGGAGCATGGGGCCAATCACACGGTGATTTCGGGTGCCCTGATTGACATCACGGATCTGAAAGAGGCTGAACTTGCCCTGCGGGAGATTTCCCAGGCCCAGCAGCGCTTCGTGAACGATGCGGCCCATGAACTTCGGGCGCCCCTGACCGCCATTCAGGGCAACCTGGACCTGATCCACCGTTACTCCAACATGCCAGATGAGGACAAAGAAGAAGCCCTTGCAGATGTGGCCAGAGAAGCCACCCGCCTGAGCCGCCTCGTGCAGGACATGCTGGCCCTTGCCAAGGGTGACTCTGGCGCATTGATCCGCCGTGATCCTCTCGACCTTGAGGAGGTCATTGCAGATGCGGTGCAGGCGGTTTCCTTCCAGTTGCAGAACCATCAGGTCACCATTCAGCTGGAGGGCATCACCGTCATGGGGGATTACGATCGCCTGAAACAGGTGATGGTGATTCTGCTGGAAAATGCCGCCAAATACACCCCCACAGGCGGCACAGTGGCTGTGGGGGCCAGAATCCACAATGAGCACGCATGCATCTGGGTGCAGGACAGTGGAATGGGCATCCGTGAAGAGGACCTGCCCAGGGTCTTTGAGCGCTTCTATCGGGGGCAATTCTCCCGTGAAGCTGATCCTGGGGGGACCGGACTGGGACTGCCGATTGCCAAATGGATTGTGGAGGCCCACGAAGGGACCATCCACCTGACCTCCTTGCCCGGCCAGGGCACCACGGTGTCCATTGAACTGCCCCTGCTTGATCCCGAAGAAGACCCTGTTCCCTCAGGGGAGATAAGCCGGTAG
- a CDS encoding response regulator, translated as MQGRQIVAVEDSDQDHDVFCWALKRSGRKNPVVRIATGDRVIPFLQEKATEHWPFVMVLDLNLPGMGGLEILRTMKADPVLRTIPVIVLTTSEHPTDVDTCYNLGVNSYLKKSLDTLNFVKDVQVMMDYWLDRVVLPEQVQPWTA; from the coding sequence GTGCAGGGACGGCAGATTGTGGCAGTTGAAGACAGTGACCAGGACCATGACGTGTTCTGCTGGGCCCTCAAACGCTCAGGACGAAAGAATCCTGTGGTTCGCATTGCCACTGGAGATCGGGTGATTCCCTTTTTGCAGGAAAAGGCCACCGAACACTGGCCCTTTGTGATGGTCCTGGACCTCAACCTGCCCGGCATGGGCGGCCTGGAGATCCTCAGGACCATGAAGGCCGACCCTGTGCTCAGGACCATCCCGGTGATCGTGCTGACCACCTCTGAACACCCCACAGATGTGGACACCTGTTACAACCTGGGCGTCAACAGTTACCTGAAGAAATCCCTGGACACCCTGAATTTTGTGAAAGACGTGCAGGTGATGATGGACTACTGGCTGGACCGTGTGGTCCTGCCCGAGCAGGTGCAGCCATGGACGGCCTGA